The nucleotide sequence TGGCTTATTTTACATCATATAGGGACAAGTTGAAATACTTTCGGCAGTTTATGTCCAGTAATTACTAGACGCCATTGAAAATTAAACATTTCAAAGTTTTCTTAAACCAATCACTCAATCACAAATTTAGCAGCTACAAGCAAATTAATTTGCAAAGCTGACTCATTGATGGCATCACATCCTTATATAAAGAAAACCAATGGCAAGACATGTACATTCAGCACTAAAGGTTTTGTTTTTAGAATGGATGATGCACTACAGCTAACCCAGaacgaagaagaaaaataaaaaagaatttaaGTGTGAAACAGAGGTTAAACAAATAAGTACAACAACCGAATCCAATAATGCAGAGCCAATCAAGCAAATTTTGGAGTCCACATCACAAGCAATCGCAAGCCTGACCATATAAATAAAATGAGAAAACCTAAAAAGTCAACTGATCCATACAACAACAGAATGAAAAGAAATACATGAAATCCTGTAAATCTATCCTAGAAATCAGTTATAGGTCATACCATATCAACAACAGCTTGGCTTGAAAGGAATTCGAAAACTCCATCGCTTGCAACAATGAAGAATAGATGATTGGGGGTAAGCTTAACAGTTGACACCTCTGGAACAGCAATGACACCAATCTTCTCAGCTGTACTGTCTCCTATACTCCTAGTGAAAGCAGTCCCCGGATACATTCCATTTTGAACCCACAGCCTTGGAGGATCACCACCCTGACTTTCTTCATCGCCCCATGCCTGAATAGCAGGATCTTTAAGCCCTTCCACTTGATCAACACTCAAGACCCTGGCACCACAACGCTTAACTCTCTCGTACTCATCTTTTCTAAATGGTGTCTGGTCAGAAGACAAGTCCTGAGCTACAATTCTATTCCCATTCTTAATGGCAATCACTGCCCGGGAATCACCCACATTCGCAACATGAATTGTATCCCCAATAACAAGAACTGTGATGGCCGTGGTGCCACTCATACTATCATCAATATCACTCTTGTGCAACTCATTATTTGTTGTCAAAAAAGCAGAATCGTATGCTTTAGCAGGATCATCCACCAACTTGGCATCCTTAGACAATAAATCTGCCAGCCTATCCTTAACGAAATTTGAACATTGTGTACCAGATTGGCCATGCCCATCAAATACACCAAAGAAATGGACATTTGGGTTACCTCGAATTTGCGTTCTAATACAGAAACTGTCTTGGTTCTCCTTATCAGGGTAGTCCGGGTAGTAACCCCGCTGCGTTAAGACGGAGTATTCCAAGCTGAAGTTGTGTGAGGGAATAGGAAGGGTCTCCAATGATCTCTGTGTCAGTACGTGCTTGCTGGGGACACTGCTGTACGGACCCACTTCAGGATGGTCCCGTGAATCGCCATCTGATGATGATGGGTAGCGGCTGCAACACTTGCAATGGACGCAACCCATTTGTTTAACAGCAATTAGAGGATGAAGAAGACCCAAACTCAAATTACAGCCCAAGTATCCGTAGAAAAACCCCTAAAAGAAACGCAGAGTAAATTGCACCAGGTTACTGCAAGAACGCAATTTTTGGGGGAAATGGTGAAATGGGTATTCTCTGAGATAAAGATTTTTGCTCGCAAAAGGCTGAATTCGGGAAGAAACCATGTTTGAGAAGACAAACTGAAGAAAAATGGACAAACGCAAGAGGGCAAATCACCCAAAAACACTGCGATAAACGTTCAGTTCACTTCTTATATGATAATTACCATGCGAGAATCAGAATGGCCGTCCAGCGAAAAAGAGTTCGCCCAAAAGAAAGAAACGAACAAACCCAAAAGGCGAAGGCCAAGAAGAAGCAAAAGCTACCGAGTTTCGAGCACTCAACAagattctctcttttctcttcaCGCATTCAAGATAACGTGTTGTGGGGTTTCTCGAAGCGAAAAAAAGGCAGAAAATTGTAGTAATTTGGGTGCACAACAAGATCAAGGGCTCAAGAAGAGAACAGGAACAAAGCAACAAGGAATCAGAAAAACGTAAACCCTAATAAGCGAATAAGGACAATGAGGAGTTCGATGATGACGCTAATCGAGAGGGAGACGAGAGAGATTCCATGAGTGCATGGGTGGGTTTGTATCTGCACAGAAAAAAAACCCATCTTCCCATAAAAGCAAACCATCACACACAGACCCAGAGAGGAAAGAGACAGAGTAaagtaagaaaagaaaacaaaccttaattttttttaacattttttttattatttataataatatattttctataattatatattatctcacaaatattaataaataaccctttttgtctttttctttccaaattaaGATCctctattttttaatttgtctCTCTTCTAATTGTCAATTGTAAAACATGTGGACACTGATTCTAGAGAGAAAACCAGAGAGGAATTACACAATACAGAGGAGATTGGTCATGAAGAAAGTAAGTAATAATAAATAGAACAAATGCTGGTTTTCTTATTTACTCCACCATGATTTAAGGCTCTGACTCAAGACTTTCTCCCCTTAAAATACTCCTCTGATTGACTTATAATACTATAGATTGTCAATTTCATCTACCCCTAGTGGACTCAAAAGAATGCTAGTCTATTAATGTGAAAGTAGTGTTGCACATTCATGACTAAATAATATATCATGCTGGGCCAAAATACGGATGATCGACCCATGTATACCCAATATAAGGCATTGTgtgttttattttataatattatcctGCCTTTTTTCATTTTATCGGTTTTGGGTCATCCGATTTCCTTTAATACATCAAGGTCACCTCATGTAATGGTATTTGAGCCCATGAAAAAGTGTCATGGTATTCTTGACATAACTCATGATCTTTTGAATGTGCGAAAGTGAGTACTCAATTATCATCACACATGACCAGCTAACCTTGAGTTTTTTGTGACTAACCTAGAcaataaagaataaaaaatctTAATGTTGTAAATCCATACCCCCATACACACTAACAATATTATTCGTTTTGACTTGTCCGGTTTAACATTGTTCGTTTTGGGTTGTCtgattctcgtggatacatcgggttcgcacggctttgtttctccttaagcCCAAACAagtcactcaagcctaggaaaatacCTTGTTAGTAATAAGGAAGTGGGGattgtccttataaataaggaatCCACTCCCACATGTTTCTATGTGGTACATGTCGTATTTAACactccccgcacttgtgggctaggttatgccagacccaacaagtgaagtagaggtcatgtccaatcTCTCATAGTTTCATGTTGTTGTCTTCATTGATCTCTGTCATGCATACATTGGGCTATATAGGTTGGTTTGTATATTCTCTACCTTCTCCTCTAACATGTTCTGTATGTTGTTTTCATTAGTGTAAGAATATGAAGGCACATCCCAAAGTGGACCAAGAAAGGGACCCATCAAAGAGAGAAAGCTTAGTAAGGCAAGCAAGGTACATATCCTAAGAGTGAGATTTTAATTTGTAGAGAAAGTGCAAAGTAATTAAAAGAATACTGTCTTTATGGATTTGGGTTCAATAACAAATGAATATAGTTTGCGGGCACGTGCTCAATTTAGGCATAATTTATCGTGTCGTCAGATGAAAAACTTCTATATGCGCTGACCTGACAACTCGAATTTAGATTCATATCGAATATCAAAATGACAATATATGGTGTCGTTCTTGATCTCTCAATCATGATCTTTACTCTCAATCCACAATAGTTTTGCTTGACTTACCATGTCGTCATATGAGAAACTTCTATGCATACTGATTTGACGACTCGCATTTAGGTTCATATCGGATATCCAAATGTCAAACTTGTATAGTGTATTTCTCTGTTTGTCATGACAAAAGGGTTATTTAACaaacttaattaattttagATGACAGGGGACCAAACGAGTGTGTGTAATTAATTGACTTTACATCCAAAATCCCACTAAAGTGTGTTCCTTGATCTCTCCATCATAATCTTCATTCTCAATAATCCACAATAGTTTTTGCTTAACTTTTTTGCATGTTGTGTGACAAAAATGCATATCCTTGTAGTGTTACTAAGAATGTAAAATAAGTACAATGTATAGAGCTATAGATTAATAAGAACACATTTTTCATGTGTTTAACTtaattagtttattttattgatgatattgatTTAATTATCATAGAGAAGATACCAATCATAGGAGCATGAAAAATCAACTCATTTAATTACTTtgacccataaaaaaaaatgacataaatATGAAAGAAACCCTCAACAGCAGCCATGAATGATACTACTAATCATGATCAATTAACAATTCAATTTGGTAAATTGCCTCTGATGATCAGAGTTGGGAATTTAACAAATCCAATCAAagcccttcttcttcttgttgtctTCATTCTGGTTAAGTTTTTGGTTTTTGCTAAATTAAATTTAGCATCTCACATCAACCATGTCAAATCATCACATTATCATGTTAGTTGAACTATCATATCATCACGGATGCCATTTCTATTTCTTTCTGTAAACTTGTCAAAACTGTCTAAAATGTGATAGCTGCTTCAATTAGGATCACACCCGAGtcattagttggagtggtaaaaaTAATGTGTATCATCATAGTGATCAGAATTCGAATCCTCCATcccgttaaaaaaaattagaaaaaggaTTATTGATTAAACTAGtgcattaattattttttaatttttattatattttataataagttTCGTTCATGATGGGAATTAGAGCAGAGATATTTAAATGGTGCAAACTGTACCGGGCTGGCATTGGAGCTCAGTGATTAAAGGAGGCCGATGGCCCATGAAGAACTCACCCGTGCGTGAAGCATGTTAGAAAGTTTTCGAGGCCCAATaaatatggatttctgatggccCATCCCCACTTGTTCCTGTTAGGCCTAACTTTTGTCTCAAGACCACAAATACTTTGGGCCCTAAATTTAAAGGTTTAGGGGCCCTCCCGGTTGGTACAAAGGCCCAGTTCTTGCACAATGCACAAATGTGTAATCAAGTGGTAGGAAGGTACAGCCAATTAGGTACTTCAGTACTTCCCACCATCATACATTACATAGATACCTGACAAATGAACAATAAGAGTGAGTCCTAGTTTCACTTCACTAGTTAGTGAAGTTAGTGAAGTGGGTGGGTGTCATTCATGATTTGAATCAAGAACTTTCATGGCCTCAAAAGCTGGCAATtgggtgcatatatatatatatacatatattagtCCTGCACCACCACATGCACATTTTCAACCAAAACATCAacaaatgcatacataaataacCTAAGTGGGTGCACCAAAGTTTCCCACAATAAGTTTTTTTGTCTGTTACAGGATAAGTTTGTTCAAAATTCAACGCGTAAGACCACGAAAATATTACTCACAATGAGAATCAAATTTAGAACTTTTCAAATCCATATGGTCTGAATGAAAAGATGACGGATGTGCACTAGAAGCTATGGAGCCAAACATGATCACGTGTAGATTATTCATGCGACAAACATTTGTTAGATTGCATCATGTGGACTTGTGGTGACTTCCACGCCACCCATATGATCGCCGCTCAATCATCCTAAAACACTACTTTCTAATCAACCAaatttagaaggaaaaaaaatccaccaAACCCCCATGCAACTCACAACAACAAATATTACTACCTACACTAATCAAACACATGAACACGAAAAACTAAACTACTTACCAAACCCAATTTGCAAAGAGACTGTTTCCAGAATAAGCAATGTTACAAACCCTCAATTCAACGTCCATCACTCCATATAAATCGAGAATAAAATGAATTCATAAATCGGGGGTCTCAAACATTTTCTTCCAGGATTCGAATAGAGAGAGAGTAAGAGAAATTAAgttgatataaactcaaaagaaacatgagaacaatTTGATGAAACCCCCCactattaaacaaaaaaaaccctcaAAACTCTTTTAATTAGGCGTGACAAGCCTTAAGTGGGGTGCATTATCATGATAGATCCCCCCAATCCCTCCCTAATCCGTTTATCTTTCTACACAAAACGTTCATCACTAACTCAACCAATCAAATTCCTCCACGttaccctttttcttttttctttttttaaagttttatcGCCCCGCCCTAAGAGTTCCCAACTAACTTCCTAATTTCTAACTTTTTTTCTCCCAATATATCTACCACCACCTTGTGCTCCGCCTACTTCCGGCGACTCGTGAACGTCTGAAACACCACACTCCCGGCGGATGGGAACTCGTCGACAGCAAAGCTGCGGCATTTGAACCCAAGTGGCTCTATCTCATTGGAGACACGTGTCCAAACCTCGTGAGAACTACATGTTGTCGAAACTGAGAGCGTCGCCGGACGGAAAACTTGCACCGCCTTCTTTAAAGTCTCCGAGAAGAGCTCTTTATCATCGTAGATGGACCCCACGCATTCGAAACTCGCGTAGCTGAAACCGTCTTCAGGGGTTACGTGGATTGTAGAGTAGCGATCTCCATCGTGAATTCCATTCATCGAGTACCCACAAGGATCGAACCCAAAATCACAGATGATTGCTCCCGGAATTATATTGTCGATCCCAGTGATCTCCGTCATTTCCATTCCTGCCGAGTCGCTGTTTTTGTCGTCGCCGGGACGTCGGAAGAATTTACGGGCTAAAACACCGTCAAGCTCAGTCATACAGACCTCAATCGTGTACAGGGTTTCATCAACTGGGATTTCTTGGTCACTAGCAGTGAAGACATGCCAAGAATGGTTGGACATTTTGGAGAGCATAACAGAGGCTTTTCTGAAACAGAGATTTGAAGGAATTGTCTCTTCAAGGTGGATTACTTCTTCATCGAAGCTTGAGTGAGGGAAAGGTTGTGCTTTGGGGAAAATGAAGCTGCCTCTTGTGTATCTGCAGGAGCACAGAGTGAGGCCAAGATTGAAAGCATAGTGTATCAATGGACAGATTGATTTGAGGAGCTGGGTTGTCCCACAAGTCTTGATAATGATCTTGGTGGGGTAGATGAATAAGCTTGACTCTGATAACACATAGGCATCAAAAAACTGGTTCCCAACAGAGGATACAACAGTGCATTGCACAGCATTCAATACCTTCTCTAGAGACTCCATGTTAATTAGCCTAAGACCCATTTCGGTAACTGGGTCGTCACCGAAGAAATTAAGCTCTAAGCGCTTCTCAAAGCCTTCAAATCCAGACACAGCCATTCTGCACGcaaagtgtttgatgaaattactaagtgagttggtgaatcaGAGGAGGAGGTTTGAGAGAGGGAATTTTGGGAGCAATTACTACAGGTGAGTGAGAGAGACAAGTGGAGAGTGGATGGGATTTataggtggtggtggtggagggggAGGGGTTagagagagtgggagggagagagaagggGCATGCGGGTGTGAGGCAACCAAGAATCATGATTGCAGGCATAATGAAGTgaaagaagatgatgatataTGTTCttaacataatatatatatttttcttcttgtggGAAATCTTTCTTTCTCATCAGACAGGAACAGGGGGGTGAACGGAATTGACCCCCACGCGCATGCACATTCCTTCCCTTTCTTCTTCCTGCCACTCACTCCCTCTGCAGACAAAACTCTCCCATGTCATCACTTCCAATCACTCTGTACCCTTCCATGTCTTATTCACTCAACTTTACTATTCACACCAAATCCCACTTATCTATATGTGTGTTTGTGGCCTATTTTGTTCAGTCTTGAAGAACAATACTGCTTCTATGATCACAGCCACAGAGCGATTAACcatcaaaagaaaaacagagtatGGACCAAATTATTGAAAACTTTctgtttatttttgttaagtagGAGTTGGCAAATGGTTGCATGATTGTCCAAGTCATTCGCATGACACTTGTGTAGGGCACAGCACACAAGCATAATCATAGGCAAGAGTGAATGTTTCTTCTAATGGAAACAAAACTATATAAGAAGCATTGATGCGGTGAAAAGTGATTGGCTCGAGCTTAATCTCACTGTACTAATCAAAACAGAGAGCATGGAGTACAATTAACTGGCACAAATTGCTTGGAGGGTTTTGGTTAATAGGGTCTGGTTTGTCGTTTTGAAAGAGGGCAAGTGTTTATTAAGAAAAGCCAGACGTGCCCAACATTTTTGAGgggaaataataataataatggggCAACAAGACACGTATCTACAACAACAgtagagaagaaaacaaaaggaatcaggcgtggcataaaaaaaataatgagaatatatatatatatatatatatgtatatgtatatgtgtatatatcctTCAATTAGGGTGAGGGGGGAGGTCCCTTACGTGAAAATGAAAAGCAGCAGCACTCCACACATCATTTTTATTCCCCATGCAAATTCATGTAAGGGGAGGcattatcatcatttttttttctagagcCAATGCATATCACTTAACCCTAATTTAAACAGACAACTACTGTTTAATCTTTTGAGTTTCAAAAGCTGAAACTTTTTTGAAACTCTAATCATCATTTACATGTATGTAAAGTTTCTCACTAATCTACGTACGTGATTATACACAGTAAAAGTATGTTCATTTGAAGGTGATCGATCGATCGGCCGGGTTAGTTGGGGTGAACTTTCTATCTTAAAGAATCAAATTTAGATTGTCACATTAACACACTTGATCCACCATTGATTAAATTTGTTGGCGACTACAAGTTGGGTATATATAGTGGGAGACTAATTCTGATATAACCCGAATAAAAAGTTAATATAAAAAACATCAGTTTAACCAAaagttgtatttatatatatatatatatatacacacacagacatgTAGCTTACAAAATATAATACCAAAGATTATGCTATAGTGGAAGTAATTAGTGCTTGGTAGGCTTTGAAGGTAGTTCCGTAAATGACTTGATGAACTACCTCTCCTACATCGCTTTTTTCTACCCTCCTTAGCTTTATTAATACACAATGTTAGTatttgataataccaaaataacccTCTATTGAGACGCTAACACACCATACATAATGAAGGAGGATATCAGACTTGGGAGCACCTCGGTCAACCCAGATGTCACGTCGGTCTGTAATCCTTGGTATGTCCTGACAAACATGACCTGAAAAAACCCTAGGTGACCAAAACATCTCGAGATACCGAGGAGCACTCATCATTGATCAAGAAGATCTACAAGAGACCTTTAGGGGATTCATCCCCAGAAATCTCGCCCGCAATCAAGGATAATCGATAgttcaaaattcatataaaagggaTTTCCACTCAAGTAAATATCTTTCACATTTTTCACTATTCACTTCCCGCAAAAGAGAGAGCTCTAAATACTGAGCTGTCTTGCTAGCCTTATTACTTGCAGAACTAATTTGATTGTTGGAGCATCCCATAAGGTACATCTCGGGGACCCCAAAGCTTATGTTTTCTACCTCTGCAGAGACAAACCAACAACCTCATGATCCCTAGTCTAATCAATTGAGACGACTGCAGAATCGAACATCAAGTAACTGAACACTCGAGACTTTACACGTCATCCATATCATGTATAAGCATGAACTCAACATGATAAACTCTACAAGACTACAAACAACTTTTCTAAATTGTGTATAGAAGAAGATAAACGGGTAAGGTAAAACCACTCATATCtacacatgtatacatacaaacatgggCTGATCATATATGTAAGAGACATATAGTTTGCAAGCAAGGCATGCAATGATGCAAAATGGTGAGCTTAGTTAGAATCAAAATAAGGGCAAGAAACGATGTAGAAAGAATAGATTAGATGGAGTGGTGAATAAATATTATGATGGGTGGATGGCAGCCTCTATTATGACCAAATTCCACATCTTCTGTTGCACGCTCACCCACCAAACTCAAAACACTATCTCCCTCgggcacacacacaaacaaacaagcaaacaaacaaGGCCTAAACCTTTGATGTCTCTCTCTCACCAAAATATGGTCAACCACACTTACACTACTCACCATTTTCTTGAGTTTTGAATCGAAAAAGATCTTCTTCCACTTTAAAAGTGTCTCAAACTACAAAATCCTACCTTTTTACATCAAAAGATGCACCACAAAAAACCTTCTCTAATGTGAAAACTTTGTTAATTTTTTGCGACCAAGGAACTGAGGAAGGAATTTTTGAAAGACTAGTCATTGGATACCTTTTTAAAAAACTATAAAATATGACCACATAGATTATAATACGTGCTTCGATCTTCTTTATGCTCTTTTTTTGGTACACGAGTCCAGCAGCTAACGTGGGCATAAATTCTAGCTGTCAATTACGTGTTTATATAAGTTTTTCACTTAACGACATGATAAATCCGAACCCCTATCTTTATAGGTGTTATATATAATAGTCCATCCATCTGCACTAGTAATACTTTACCCATTTGGGATCAGCTCATACTAGATCACATGACTTTGTCTTCCTAGGCATAGCACCTATCAATATTAGTTTGAGCTTAGGAAAAGCGTTCGTTACTAGTCAGTAAGGTTAGCGTATTATATACTGAACTTCACATTTTCCCCTGGGCAATGTATAACAATAGACTTAATCTCTTCACTACTCCGTAATTCGCCTAACACCACTAAGCTGACAATGCAGAGGTTTGTGGCTCCGCCCACTCGAACCGAGTGTTACGTTATATGTGTGGACACATCACGGATGCACAAGTCAAATTGTTTTGTTAGTCAACGCATGCCAAACCGACCGAGTTTTGTAATTACATTTTAAACCACTTGACACTTGTTGATTATTTTCTGTCAGCTGATCAACTTATTACATATGTTCAAATACacttgtatgtgtgtgtatatatttttagGAAGATAGCCGTTGCACACCTTCTTATGTGTTAATTCTCACCTGCCTCCATCTCTGCAATCTTTTA is from Tripterygium wilfordii isolate XIE 37 chromosome 14, ASM1340144v1, whole genome shotgun sequence and encodes:
- the LOC120015516 gene encoding probable protein phosphatase 2C 35, which codes for MGCVHCKCCSRYPSSSDGDSRDHPEVGPYSSVPSKHVLTQRSLETLPIPSHNFSLEYSVLTQRGYYPDYPDKENQDSFCIRTQIRGNPNVHFFGVFDGHGQSGTQCSNFVKDRLADLLSKDAKLVDDPAKAYDSAFLTTNNELHKSDIDDSMSGTTAITVLVIGDTIHVANVGDSRAVIAIKNGNRIVAQDLSSDQTPFRKDEYERVKRCGARVLSVDQVEGLKDPAIQAWGDEESQGGDPPRLWVQNGMYPGTAFTRSIGDSTAEKIGVIAVPEVSTVKLTPNHLFFIVASDGVFEFLSSQAVVDMAARYTDPRDACAAIAGESYKLWLENENRTDDITIIIVQIKDLSNSGTGSTSGTSGVSLMQGNWRTGTGASDMSTASGSEMYRSVRSEFSDLQQPFQHSASSNRGPAIVVPSSTGQNPLEMGVG
- the LOC120015511 gene encoding S-adenosylmethionine decarboxylase proenzyme 4 gives rise to the protein MAVSGFEGFEKRLELNFFGDDPVTEMGLRLINMESLEKVLNAVQCTVVSSVGNQFFDAYVLSESSLFIYPTKIIIKTCGTTQLLKSICPLIHYAFNLGLTLCSCRYTRGSFIFPKAQPFPHSSFDEEVIHLEETIPSNLCFRKASVMLSKMSNHSWHVFTASDQEIPVDETLYTIEVCMTELDGVLARKFFRRPGDDKNSDSAGMEMTEITGIDNIIPGAIICDFGFDPCGYSMNGIHDGDRYSTIHVTPEDGFSYASFECVGSIYDDKELFSETLKKAVQVFRPATLSVSTTCSSHEVWTRVSNEIEPLGFKCRSFAVDEFPSAGSVVFQTFTSRRK